A window from Pseudobutyrivibrio ruminis HUN009 encodes these proteins:
- a CDS encoding SprT-like domain-containing protein has translation MKDFETLKEKCIDEVTHLGIKLGNISSWKINTRAKTRWGLCKLNPDGSYSIEIAARLLEDDRISETACKETIIHELLHTCKGCMRHTGKWKYYAEVVNQVYGYNIKRVTQGIEKGVENYESKEMNVKYVFTCGNCGATIYRKRDSKFTKYYRYYGCARCGASAWSRKTVG, from the coding sequence TTGAAGGATTTTGAAACATTAAAAGAAAAGTGCATAGATGAAGTTACTCATCTTGGAATCAAATTAGGAAACATTTCATCTTGGAAAATTAATACTAGAGCAAAAACTCGCTGGGGACTTTGTAAATTGAACCCAGATGGTAGCTACTCAATAGAAATAGCAGCCAGGCTTTTAGAAGATGATAGAATTTCTGAAACAGCCTGCAAAGAAACTATAATTCATGAATTACTTCATACCTGCAAGGGCTGTATGCGTCATACTGGAAAATGGAAATATTACGCAGAAGTTGTAAATCAAGTGTACGGTTACAATATAAAGCGTGTTACTCAAGGTATAGAAAAAGGCGTTGAAAACTACGAAAGTAAAGAAATGAATGTAAAATATGTCTTCACTTGCGGCAACTGTGGTGCCACAATCTACCGCAAGCGAGACTCTAAATTCACTAAATATTACAGATACTATGGATGTGCCAGATGTGGCGCATCAGCTTGGTCTAGAAAAACTGTAGGATAA
- a CDS encoding ComEA family DNA-binding protein gives MKRFLFIACCSIFLFTGCGQASYFQSTELVDSTEETPKEQEMVEELLPETIFVQVAGAVENPDVYELPIGSRVYAAIEAAGGLLDSADDSDINQASVLEDGQKLYVYTIEEAEALKQEMIASSQQDDGLVNINTASAAELQSLPGIGEAKAKQIVSYREANGDFSSIEDIKNVSGIGDGIFNQINSLIKI, from the coding sequence ATGAAGAGATTTTTATTTATTGCTTGTTGTAGCATTTTTTTATTTACAGGATGCGGTCAAGCATCATATTTTCAATCAACGGAGCTAGTAGATTCCACAGAAGAAACACCTAAAGAGCAAGAGATGGTTGAGGAATTATTGCCGGAAACTATATTTGTTCAAGTTGCAGGTGCTGTTGAGAATCCTGATGTTTACGAATTACCAATTGGCTCCAGAGTCTATGCAGCGATAGAAGCTGCAGGTGGTCTGTTAGATTCAGCAGACGATAGCGATATTAATCAGGCATCAGTACTTGAGGACGGACAGAAGCTATACGTATATACGATAGAAGAAGCCGAGGCACTAAAGCAAGAGATGATTGCATCGTCACAGCAGGACGACGGACTTGTCAATATTAATACAGCCAGCGCCGCTGAGCTTCAGTCATTACCTGGAATTGGAGAGGCAAAAGCAAAACAAATTGTATCCTACAGAGAGGCTAACGGAGATTTTTCTTCGATAGAGGATATAAAAAATGTTTCAGGAATAGGCGATGGTATTTTCAACCAAATTAATTCACTTATCAAAATTTAG
- a CDS encoding response regulator transcription factor gives MAKKVLVVDDEKLIVKGIRFSLEQDGMEVDCAYDGQEALDLASANSYDMILLDVMLPKLDGFEVCQSIREFSNVPIVMLTAKGDDMDKILGLEYGADDYITKPFNILEVKARIKAIMRRAALGQPVATDHKAEENIVENGDLVLDKSNRRLTILGVEYNLTSKEFDMLLLLVTNPKKVFSREDLLHTIWGEDYPGDERTVDVHVRRLREKIEPNPKEPKYVRTKWGVGYYYM, from the coding sequence ATGGCTAAAAAAGTTTTAGTAGTTGATGATGAAAAACTAATTGTAAAAGGAATTAGATTTTCTCTTGAGCAGGATGGTATGGAAGTGGATTGTGCTTATGATGGACAGGAGGCTCTTGATTTAGCTTCAGCCAATTCATACGATATGATTCTTCTTGACGTTATGCTTCCAAAGCTTGATGGATTTGAGGTTTGTCAAAGCATTAGAGAGTTTTCTAATGTTCCTATTGTTATGCTTACTGCTAAGGGCGATGATATGGATAAAATCCTTGGTCTTGAGTACGGCGCAGACGACTACATTACTAAGCCATTCAACATCCTTGAAGTAAAGGCGCGTATCAAAGCAATCATGAGAAGAGCAGCTTTGGGACAGCCTGTGGCAACTGATCATAAGGCAGAGGAAAACATCGTAGAGAATGGCGATTTAGTTTTAGATAAGAGCAATCGCCGTCTTACAATTCTTGGTGTTGAATATAATCTTACTTCAAAGGAATTTGACATGCTTCTTTTACTTGTCACTAATCCTAAGAAAGTATTTTCAAGAGAGGATTTGCTCCACACTATTTGGGGAGAAGACTACCCTGGTGATGAGCGAACAGTAGATGTCCATGTTAGACGTCTCAGAGAAAAAATCGAGCCAAATCCAAAGGAGCCTAAATACGTTCGCACAAAGTGGGGCGTTGGCTACTATTACATGTAA
- a CDS encoding sensor histidine kinase, whose translation MKKLFSHGYFRSIGFKIAFIIICVGIIPFVVCVPISMRAYESVSIRTDATNLMAEAISYNSQIVTSGYLTGDDNSLLDTQLKAVAESYNGRILVVNSALKIVRDSFSADIGKTVIWENIIYSMQGESLYYYDKLTNYLIVTVPLTSSEGETVGVLVINKSMDYILTNEDTFLSYMLIGEIIIVSLTLIIAVLSHIHFTKPMKRMSKSLDAIVREYTSEMPEEDSFTELQDISSKFNEVIGKLHSIDESRQEFVSNVSHELKTPLTSMKVLADSLNGSEDVPIEMYKEFMLDIGDEIDRENKIINDLLSLVRMDKSGAQLNVTAVNINELIEHILKRLKPIAEKSDIEVVYESFRPVVAEVDEVKFTLVITNLVENAIKYNNEGGWVHISLNSDHQFFYIKVEDNGLGIPEDSVEHIFERFYRADKSHSREIGGTGLGLAITKSAIAMHNGEIKVRSKLNEGSTFDVRIPLNYIEKEVH comes from the coding sequence ATGAAAAAGTTATTTAGTCACGGTTATTTTCGCAGTATAGGTTTTAAAATAGCATTTATTATCATTTGCGTAGGCATCATTCCATTTGTGGTTTGTGTGCCTATTTCTATGCGTGCATACGAATCAGTTTCTATCAGAACTGATGCAACAAATCTTATGGCAGAGGCCATTTCCTATAATAGCCAAATTGTAACAAGCGGTTATCTTACAGGAGACGATAATTCACTACTTGATACACAACTTAAAGCAGTAGCGGAGAGCTATAATGGTCGAATTCTAGTGGTGAATTCTGCTTTAAAGATAGTGAGAGATTCCTTCTCTGCTGACATTGGAAAGACTGTTATTTGGGAAAATATTATCTATTCAATGCAAGGTGAATCTTTGTATTACTATGATAAGCTTACCAATTATCTTATTGTTACAGTTCCTCTTACCAGTTCAGAGGGAGAGACCGTTGGTGTTTTGGTTATTAACAAATCAATGGATTACATCCTTACAAATGAAGATACTTTTCTTTCTTATATGCTAATAGGCGAGATCATTATTGTTTCTTTGACACTTATTATTGCTGTGCTTTCTCATATTCACTTTACAAAGCCAATGAAGCGCATGTCTAAGTCGTTGGATGCAATTGTTCGCGAATACACAAGCGAAATGCCAGAGGAGGATTCATTCACAGAGTTACAGGATATTTCTTCAAAGTTTAACGAAGTAATTGGAAAGCTGCACTCTATAGATGAGTCTCGTCAGGAGTTTGTTTCAAACGTATCACATGAGCTTAAAACACCACTTACCTCTATGAAGGTTTTGGCAGATTCTCTTAATGGTTCAGAAGATGTACCAATCGAAATGTACAAGGAATTCATGCTGGATATTGGTGATGAGATTGATAGAGAAAACAAGATTATCAATGACCTTCTTAGCCTTGTAAGAATGGATAAGAGTGGCGCACAGCTTAATGTTACAGCTGTAAATATCAATGAGCTTATTGAGCATATTCTAAAGAGACTTAAGCCTATTGCAGAGAAATCTGATATTGAGGTAGTTTACGAATCATTTAGACCAGTTGTAGCAGAGGTGGATGAGGTCAAGTTTACATTGGTTATCACAAATCTTGTTGAAAACGCCATTAAATACAACAACGAAGGTGGATGGGTTCATATTTCATTAAATTCAGATCACCAATTCTTCTATATCAAGGTTGAAGACAATGGTCTTGGAATCCCTGAGGACTCAGTGGAGCATATTTTTGAAAGATTTTATCGTGCAGATAAATCTCATTCTAGAGAAATCGGTGGAACAGGTCTTGGCTTGGCAATTACCAAGAGCGCTATTGCTATGCACAATGGTGAAATCAAGGTTCGCTCAAAGCTCAACGAAGGCTCTACATTTGATGTGCGAATTCCTCTGAACTACATTGAAAAGGAGGTGCACTAA
- a CDS encoding GerMN domain-containing protein → MKRLLSLILTITLALSMVSCGSKTEKSDYQIYYLKSDKAGIVPKDYTFQSDDTAEMVEEAINELAESPDDIDYINTIPSEVEAKSWEINDGNLSLYLVGGYDSLDTYTEILVRAAIVKTLVQIDGVESVSIYVNDAPLADSNGDSVGAMTADTFIEDFGQETDSLLSSELTLYFASADGMSTVAETREVYYSRNVTIERLVIEQLLKGPDSDELLSAIPPGTKLNSISVSENGVCIVNFDAAIESTVTGVTENVTVYSIVNSLTELDNIKQVQILVNGDTPHISNVDVDLSSSISRNEDIINELVDQEEEDEELYLEDDSDFDYTETEEQ, encoded by the coding sequence ATGAAAAGACTACTTAGTTTAATTCTTACAATTACATTAGCCCTTTCAATGGTTTCTTGTGGTTCTAAGACTGAAAAATCTGACTATCAAATTTATTACCTTAAGTCGGATAAAGCGGGCATTGTTCCTAAGGATTATACATTCCAGTCTGATGACACAGCTGAGATGGTAGAAGAAGCTATTAACGAGCTGGCTGAATCTCCAGATGATATAGATTATATCAATACAATCCCATCAGAAGTTGAAGCAAAAAGCTGGGAGATTAATGATGGTAATCTTAGCCTATATTTAGTTGGAGGCTATGACTCATTAGATACTTACACAGAGATTCTTGTTAGAGCTGCTATCGTAAAAACGTTAGTTCAGATTGATGGTGTGGAATCTGTTTCTATCTATGTAAATGATGCGCCACTTGCTGATTCAAATGGTGATAGTGTAGGTGCAATGACAGCAGATACTTTTATTGAGGATTTTGGACAGGAGACAGACTCTCTACTTTCATCAGAACTGACTTTATATTTTGCTAGTGCGGACGGTATGTCTACGGTGGCAGAAACAAGAGAGGTTTATTACAGTCGTAATGTTACGATTGAGAGACTTGTTATAGAACAATTATTGAAGGGCCCTGATTCAGATGAGCTCCTTTCAGCGATTCCACCAGGAACAAAGCTTAATTCTATTTCTGTTTCAGAAAATGGAGTATGTATAGTCAACTTTGACGCTGCTATTGAGTCTACAGTAACAGGTGTCACTGAAAATGTTACTGTATACTCAATCGTAAACTCATTGACAGAATTGGACAATATAAAGCAGGTACAGATTTTGGTTAATGGAGATACTCCACATATCTCCAACGTGGATGTGGACTTGTCTTCGTCAATTTCTCGCAACGAGGATATTATCAACGAGCTTGTTGATCAAGAGGAAGAAGACGAAGAGCTTTATCTAGAAGATGATAGCGATTTTGACTATACCGAAACAGAAGAACAATAG
- a CDS encoding DNA internalization-related competence protein ComEC/Rec2 translates to MLRGRRLCKISLLIIITIAFSVYGPWDFLGVYTKADAADCMPDGIQVQAVGMIYHKEIKNDSVLYYVRNATVDSEIGRLSNTSFIFKFNSDEIPNYCKLNIEGKVSHFMTARNDGAFDMNNYYQSMGLYFELSNPEILGYDCGLLSGKDILYKLSKALDGVYHWALPGEEAGFLSSIAIGNKGDLLGDLRELFQTVGVAHVLAVSGLHVSVVCMSLYKLLRRRGKSFICAGSIAGIVAVFYGLLTGGSISSVRAICMFLIFLLADILGEAYDSLTALAVVADFLLLGNPLLIRNGSFIFSFGAILGIWYVALPLSGIYGKYCNERKKLMKSDDGFGKAIKKPIHRVIVEYFVSSFIFSIGIYGAMLPIVTQMYHETPVYSSMLNLLILPLMPVLLGLGLFGGFLGLIYLPLGKLILMPCHFVIYIFEMIASMFSKLPNANAIVGYRGILRIVIYYGLIFLAWRLSELFNSHIDAELINPRTRISYIRSKMLVTMALFIVVICTWFIPSKQSFEVDILDVGQGDGIYISSQDGVRFCIDGGSTSSDAVGKYTLMPFLKYKGASHIDYWFLSHMDMDHVSGVLELLESGYRIDNIVLSAEIPSDDTLSQLLELCKANGTNVLYMNQGDKCGSRHLTFTCVYPFDGTFSDDINALSLALLMEYDKDCDGTVDYSGFFGGDLGAEQEIAIAQSGNVGHVDLLKVSHHGSRFSSDSEFLSLLSPDVAVISCAKVNRYGHPAAEAVERIEDAAGTIYYTMDSGRVRASTGGVDVFIR, encoded by the coding sequence ATGTTACGAGGTCGAAGACTTTGTAAGATTTCCTTGTTGATAATAATAACAATTGCTTTTAGTGTATATGGCCCCTGGGATTTCCTTGGGGTCTATACTAAAGCTGATGCAGCTGATTGTATGCCGGATGGCATCCAGGTGCAGGCTGTTGGCATGATTTATCATAAGGAAATCAAAAACGACAGTGTACTCTATTATGTAAGAAATGCTACCGTGGACTCTGAAATTGGTAGACTTTCAAATACATCTTTTATTTTCAAATTTAATTCAGATGAAATCCCAAATTATTGCAAACTAAATATAGAAGGTAAGGTTAGTCATTTTATGACTGCTAGAAATGATGGCGCTTTTGATATGAACAATTATTATCAGTCAATGGGGCTGTATTTTGAGCTGTCTAATCCTGAAATTTTAGGCTACGACTGTGGTTTATTATCAGGCAAAGATATTTTATATAAGCTTAGCAAAGCGCTTGATGGGGTTTATCACTGGGCTCTGCCAGGTGAGGAAGCGGGCTTTTTATCCAGCATCGCCATTGGTAATAAAGGGGACCTATTAGGTGATTTGCGCGAACTTTTCCAAACTGTAGGGGTGGCGCATGTGTTGGCTGTCTCTGGACTTCATGTATCTGTGGTTTGTATGTCGCTTTATAAGCTTTTGAGGCGAAGAGGAAAAAGCTTTATATGTGCTGGAAGTATTGCTGGAATTGTGGCTGTTTTTTACGGATTACTTACAGGGGGAAGTATATCTTCAGTGAGAGCGATTTGCATGTTTTTGATATTTCTTTTGGCGGATATACTCGGAGAGGCATATGATTCTCTGACAGCGCTGGCTGTTGTGGCGGATTTTCTACTCCTGGGAAATCCATTGCTTATCAGAAATGGAAGTTTTATTTTTTCCTTTGGAGCAATTCTTGGTATTTGGTATGTAGCGCTGCCTTTAAGTGGGATATATGGAAAGTATTGTAACGAAAGAAAGAAGCTTATGAAATCAGATGACGGCTTTGGAAAAGCAATTAAAAAGCCAATCCATAGAGTTATTGTTGAATATTTCGTATCTAGCTTTATTTTTTCTATTGGTATATACGGGGCCATGCTTCCCATTGTTACTCAAATGTATCATGAAACTCCGGTTTATTCTTCAATGCTTAATTTATTAATCTTGCCACTTATGCCAGTGCTGCTTGGGCTAGGGTTGTTTGGTGGCTTTCTTGGACTAATCTATTTACCATTGGGAAAGCTTATTCTGATGCCATGTCATTTTGTTATTTACATTTTTGAGATGATAGCGTCAATGTTTTCGAAACTACCAAATGCTAATGCAATCGTTGGGTATCGGGGAATTCTAAGAATTGTCATTTATTACGGGTTAATATTTTTGGCATGGCGGCTTTCTGAATTGTTTAATAGCCATATTGATGCTGAGCTAATTAATCCAAGAACCAGAATATCGTATATACGGAGTAAAATGCTTGTTACAATGGCCCTTTTCATAGTTGTTATTTGCACATGGTTCATCCCTTCTAAACAATCATTCGAAGTGGATATCTTGGATGTAGGACAGGGGGATGGAATATATATTTCTTCACAAGATGGAGTCAGGTTTTGCATTGATGGTGGAAGTACAAGCTCGGACGCGGTTGGAAAATATACCTTGATGCCTTTTCTTAAATATAAAGGAGCTAGTCATATTGATTATTGGTTTTTGTCTCATATGGATATGGATCATGTATCAGGAGTATTAGAACTACTTGAGTCTGGGTATAGAATCGATAATATTGTGCTTTCAGCAGAGATACCTAGTGACGATACTTTGAGCCAGTTACTGGAATTATGTAAAGCTAATGGAACCAATGTTCTATACATGAACCAGGGAGATAAGTGTGGTAGTAGACATCTCACATTTACTTGCGTATATCCATTTGATGGCACTTTCAGTGATGATATTAATGCACTGTCCCTGGCATTATTGATGGAGTATGACAAGGACTGTGATGGAACTGTTGATTACTCAGGATTCTTTGGAGGCGATTTAGGAGCTGAGCAAGAGATAGCTATTGCCCAGTCGGGAAATGTAGGCCATGTTGATCTTCTAAAAGTCAGCCATCATGGCAGTCGATTCAGCTCCGATTCAGAGTTTTTGTCCTTATTGTCACCTGATGTTGCTGTTATCAGTTGCGCCAAGGTAAATCGCTACGGCCATCCAGCCGCAGAAGCCGTTGAACGCATTGAGGACGCGGCTGGAACCATATATTACACCATGGACTCCGGCCGCGTGAGAGCGAGTACAGGGGGAGTTGATGTGTTTATACGGTAG